The Candidatus Saccharimonadales bacterium genome contains the following window.
GTGGGATAAATTAGACGCTGCCTATAACAGCGAGTTAGCCGATCAGCTCGGCAATGCCGTTAGCCGCGTAGCCGCTATGATTAACAATTACCAAAAGGGCGTAATTGGTGATATCCCAGAAGCCGAGCACGACATCCGGCAGTATAAAGACGCCATCGAAAACTGCCGTTTTGACCGTGCGCTCGAAGAAGTTTGGGAACAGGTCCGTGGCCTCAATCAATACATAGAAGAAACTAAGCCCTGGGAAATCGCTAAAACCGGCGATAATGATCATTTGCGTGAAGTTTTGAGCGCCTCGGCTTCCAGCCTGCTCGAAATTGCCGGCTTGCTTACTCCGTTCATGCCGGATACGGCGGCCAAGATCCAAGAAATTTTTGGTAGCGGCGTATTAAAGCCCTTAAGCGCTCCGCTGTTTCCTAAAACCGATACTAAAGCCCAAGCCTAAGGAGTCTTAATGGAGTTTGTTGATACTCACTGCCACATACATTTTGACGATTACGGCGTTCCCGCCGAGAAAGCAATCGCTGACAGTATTGTCGCGGGTGTAAGACGCATGATACTAGTAGGCTGCACGCTAGCCGATAGCCAGGCGGCCATAGCGTTTGCTGCCGCGCATGACAATATTTGGGCAAGTGTGGGCGCCCATCCGCACGATGGCGCCGATTTTCTGACCGACTCTCGCGCAACCGACAAATTAAAAAACTTGCTTAAGCAACCTAAAGTTGTGGCTATCGGCGAGATCGGTTTAGATTACTACCACGAAAACAGCTCCAAAGCCGACCAAGAAAAATCACTGCGAACTCAGATTGAGATTGGTTTAGAAACCGGACTGCCGTTTATTTTCCACGTCCGCGACGCCTTCTCTGACTTTTGGCCAATCTTTGACAAATACCAGATTAAGAGCGGTGTGATTCACAGTTTTACTGCCGGGCCGAAAGTTCTTGATCAAGCCTTGAGCCGCGGCCTTTATGTTGGCTTAAACGGCATAATGACTTTTACTAAAGACACTTCGCAGTTAGAGGCCGCTAAACGCGTGCCGCTCGACAGGCTTTTGCTGGAAACTGACGCGCCGTTTTTAGCGCCCAAGCCGCACCGCGGCGAAATTTGCGAGCCCAAGCACGTTCGCGATACGGCCGAATTTTTGGCCGAACTCAGAGATCAGTCATTAGAAGAGTTAGCCGAACATACAACCGCTAACGCCGAGAGGCTATTCAACCTAAGCTGATTGACCGATAAATATAAATATAGTATAATATATAAGGCTTTACTGAGGTAATACCGGTAGGGCAGAACTTTATTTTTTTGCTACAACTCCTTTGGAGGCGACAGCTCCTACTTTCCAAGGACAGTCCTTGGAAAGCTTGGAAACTTGAGAACGGCGTTTTGCGGCTGATTTTTTGGCTGCAGTACGCCGTTCTCATACAGGTAAGCTTGCCGCGTTCCTATACGCGGATAGACAAGTCAGCCTGGCGGTGTAGTACAAGGAGGTCAGCCAGCAATGGCAAGCCTTTACGACATCACCAAGGGCGAAGCGGTCGAACTCGACCGCGTTCTGTCCCAAGCAGGGTTCGACGCCGACATGGCGCGAGCCGCCATCAAGAGCCCGGATCTCGTCGACGTGATGGTGGCGGCTCTGCGCGAGCGACTCCAGCCGTCAACGGGTGTCGTGCTCGACCTGCGGGCCGAGTTCGACCCGCAGCGGCAGATCGCGCAGATCGCGTCCCTCAACCACAGCCGCGGCAAGCGCAATGGCTGGAAGTTCGGCAAGTCCGACTTCGCCAGTCTGCCCGAGCCGCCGGCCTGGCCCGACGACATGCGGCTGCCGATGATCGGCCTGACACCGACGCTCGACACGGTCGGCCGGACGTTCGAGGAAGCGCTCGGCTTCCTCGGGCAGGTCCACTCCCCGCGCTACTGGCGCTGGGATGGGCTGAAGTCCGATCCGGACTATCTGCGCCTCATCGGCGGACACGAGTTCGAGCCGGGCACCCTGCGTTGGACCATCATGGATGGTGCGGCCTACTGGGAGCCCGAGCGCGGGCGCTCGCTGGTCGAGGTTCGCGAGCGGGCGGCCGAGAAGAACGAGACGCTCGCCAGCCACCACGTCTACTGGAACGGTGGTCACTACAAGACCTGGCCACAGTCCATGAACGGGACGACGGTGCCGTACGCGGACGCCGCGGCCTACGAGGCCACCGTTCCCGGCGACGAGCCCTGGGCGCACTGTCCGTACCTCGACTGGGGCGGCGTCAATCGCGGGGTCAGGGTCGGTGCCGGTTGGGTCGAGGGCTCCAGCAGGGACTGGGCCGCGCCGCTCGTCCTGGAGTCGTAGCGCTGGGGACTTGGTCCCTGAGGGCTTGGAGGTTCTTGGAATTCGTTCCTTGGACCTCCGGCCCTCCCCTCCGGGCACGTCAGCCCTGCAAATCATGCGGGCTCTAGCGTGCCCGTTTTCATACCCTAAAACTTGTTATAATTCTCTGGGAAAGTAAGTTAATGAATCCGTGGTTCACGAACCCGGAACTCTGAGATCTGTCGGTTTTTGCCGATGCTGCCCGAGCTTGCTTTAACTAAGGTTAGGCAGGGAATGCAGCGTAAAAATCGAGCACTCCGTACTAGCTGCTAGCGACTTATAAATAGTTGCGAATGAATTAAAAAATCGGGTACGCCTGACTTTTAATACTAACGGAAGGCAGCTGGCACTAACTGGTTCCCGGCAACGAGCCCTGGACGAACTGTCCGTACCTCAACTGGAACGACATCAATCGCAAGGTCAAGGTCAATGCCAATTGGGTCGAGAACTCCAACAGGAACTGGGCCGCGCCGCTCGTCCTGGGACTGCTTGAGAGACGAATGGGGACTATCCTTGGAAAAAGATAGGAAAAATCTAGTGATTTTACAAAAAATCTCTTTGCTTCTTCCAAGGATAGTCCCCATTCCAAGATTATTTAATTGATTTCAACCAGCCGCCCAGCATGCGGCCGATTTGGTGCAGTTGCGATTCCAGGTCTAAGTACTGCTGGTTGGAAATGCACTGGCAGTCTTTAGCTAGCCTAATTAAAACTCTCAACAGATCAATTTTGGCTGAAACAGTCTGTAAATAACGCGATTTGAGCGTTGGTTGATTGGTCGCCGCGGCCGTCATCACGCCCTCCAGGGCGGACAACAATTGATTCTGTAGGTTGGCGCCCAGGCTGTAGCGCTGGCTTTTAGGGAACTTCAGAACTAGCCCGTGCAAGTTCTGATAAAGTTGGTAGAGATTATGGACGATGGGAACATCAAGCGGACTGCCGTGCAGAGGAGTCTTTTCCCCGCTTGCGGGGGGGGTCTTAGCAGAAATTCTAGACATTTAAGTCCAAGTCTAGCATCTTTTGATCGCATAACTTCAGCTGAGAATCTATTTGAGGCGTGGAATAAATTCCGTCGAGGTAAGCGCAGCCGCCTGGACGTCTTGGAGTACGAACGCCACCTAGAATCCAGCGTCTTTGAACTTCAGGCCGAACTTAAAAACGGCAACTACCATCATGGCGCCTACGAACCATTTACGGTCTGGGACCCTAAGCAAAGGCGGATACACAAGGCCGGCGTGGCGATCGGCTGGTGCACCAGGCGGTTGTGAATGCCATAGAACCAATTTTCGAGAAACAATTTATTTACGACAGCTATTCTTGCCGAACGGGCAAGGGCACTCATGCCGGAGTGGCGCGGCTTAGACGATTTTTGCGCCAGGCCAGCCAAAACGATAGCCGCAAAGTCTGGGCTTTAAAATGCGATATTTCTAAATTCTTCGCTTCAGTAGAACACAATAAATTGCTTGACTTGTTAAGTATAAAAATTACAGATGAGCGGACCTTAG
Protein-coding sequences here:
- a CDS encoding TatD family hydrolase, encoding MEFVDTHCHIHFDDYGVPAEKAIADSIVAGVRRMILVGCTLADSQAAIAFAAAHDNIWASVGAHPHDGADFLTDSRATDKLKNLLKQPKVVAIGEIGLDYYHENSSKADQEKSLRTQIEIGLETGLPFIFHVRDAFSDFWPIFDKYQIKSGVIHSFTAGPKVLDQALSRGLYVGLNGIMTFTKDTSQLEAAKRVPLDRLLLETDAPFLAPKPHRGEICEPKHVRDTAEFLAELRDQSLEELAEHTTANAERLFNLS
- the avd gene encoding diversity-generating retroelement protein Avd, which produces MSRISAKTPPASGEKTPLHGSPLDVPIVHNLYQLYQNLHGLVLKFPKSQRYSLGANLQNQLLSALEGVMTAAATNQPTLKSRYLQTVSAKIDLLRVLIRLAKDCQCISNQQYLDLESQLHQIGRMLGGWLKSIK